In a single window of the Nicotiana tomentosiformis chromosome 8, ASM39032v3, whole genome shotgun sequence genome:
- the LOC104104568 gene encoding spindle assembly checkpoint component MAD1 isoform X1 yields MAAIFSISFASSAIGAHFHRTKFNKPMTFVNPIRCTGRLEWDPEGVLGAPQTGHIARLEFKRRLEQDAAAREEFERQVREERERRRVLRESRVIPDTVEELVEFFLDTEAQEIEFEIARLRPRLNKEFFDHLQVEVGKLRFSMTKTQEVEDRLIELEALQKALQEATEAYDKMQADIVSTKKNLTEILTSKDVKATLLELVERNELNRPLLTLLDENIATAHSVNQKQAAEYMEKLRGLVLKYLTV; encoded by the exons ATGGCCGCAATATTCAGCATCAGCTTTGCTAGTTCCGCCATTGGAGCTCACTTCCACAGGACCAAATTCAATAAACCCATGACTTTTGTAAACCCAATTCGTTGCACGGGTAGACTAGAATGG GACCCAGAAGGCGTATTGGGTGCGCCCCAAACAGGTCACATAGCTAGACTCGAGTTCAAGAGACGCCTTGAGCAAGATGCTGCTGCCAGAGAAGAATTTGAACGTCAAGTCCGTGAAGAAAGAGAGCGTCGAAGAGTTCTTCGCGAG TCACGAGTGATTCCGGATACAGTAGAAGAGCTTGTGGAGTTTTTTCTTGACACTGAAGCTCAAGAGATTGAGTTTGAGATTGCCCGACTGAGACCACG ATTGAACAAAGAGTTTTTTGACCATCTGCAAGTCGAAGTGGGAAAGCTGCGGTTTTCTATGACCAAAACTCAG GAAGTGGAAGACAGATTAATTGAACTGGAAGCACTGCAAAAGGCCCTGCAGGAAGCAACGG AAGCCTATGATAAAATGCAAGCAGATATTGTTTCAACAAAGAAGAACTTAACCGAGATTTTGACTTCAAAGGATGTCAAGGCTACT CTATTGGAATTGGTTGAGAGGAATGAGCTGAACAGACCCTTGTTGACCCTTCTCGATGAAAACATTGCAACTGCACATAGTGTTAACCAG AAACAAGCAGCAGAGTACATGGAAAAGCTGAGGGGACTTGTTCTGAAGTACTTAACAGTATAG
- the LOC104104568 gene encoding spindle assembly checkpoint component MAD1 isoform X2, translating into MAAIFSISFASSAIGAHFHRTKFNKPMTFVNPIRCTGRLEWDPEGVLGAPQTGHIARLEFKRRLEQDAAAREEFERQVREERERRRVLRESRVIPDTVEELVEFFLDTEAQEIEFEIARLRPRLNKEFFDHLQVEVGKLRFSMTKTQEVEDRLIELEALQKALQEATEAYDKMQADIVSTKKNLTEILTSKDVKATLLELVERNELNRPLLTLLDENIATAHSVNQSLA; encoded by the exons ATGGCCGCAATATTCAGCATCAGCTTTGCTAGTTCCGCCATTGGAGCTCACTTCCACAGGACCAAATTCAATAAACCCATGACTTTTGTAAACCCAATTCGTTGCACGGGTAGACTAGAATGG GACCCAGAAGGCGTATTGGGTGCGCCCCAAACAGGTCACATAGCTAGACTCGAGTTCAAGAGACGCCTTGAGCAAGATGCTGCTGCCAGAGAAGAATTTGAACGTCAAGTCCGTGAAGAAAGAGAGCGTCGAAGAGTTCTTCGCGAG TCACGAGTGATTCCGGATACAGTAGAAGAGCTTGTGGAGTTTTTTCTTGACACTGAAGCTCAAGAGATTGAGTTTGAGATTGCCCGACTGAGACCACG ATTGAACAAAGAGTTTTTTGACCATCTGCAAGTCGAAGTGGGAAAGCTGCGGTTTTCTATGACCAAAACTCAG GAAGTGGAAGACAGATTAATTGAACTGGAAGCACTGCAAAAGGCCCTGCAGGAAGCAACGG AAGCCTATGATAAAATGCAAGCAGATATTGTTTCAACAAAGAAGAACTTAACCGAGATTTTGACTTCAAAGGATGTCAAGGCTACT CTATTGGAATTGGTTGAGAGGAATGAGCTGAACAGACCCTTGTTGACCCTTCTCGATGAAAACATTGCAACTGCACATAGTGTTAACCAG TCATTGGCATAA
- the LOC138896959 gene encoding pectinesterase inhibitor 9-like: MGNLGLHLLILFFTFQCFLAYTMAKSASMHSNPDAIKFIRVSCKATLYPVLCVQCLSAYANTVKQSEQQLARVALSVSLSRAKSTTIFVSKLTRVRGLKPREKQAVKDCFDTMSDSVDQINKSIPELGQTGHFAAGQDFMWHVSNVQTWVSAAMTDENTCLDGFSGPGMNGNVKAVLRSRILHLAQVTSNALALVNRFADRHRPSATANTP, from the coding sequence atgggCAACCTTGGTCTTCACTTGCTGATACTATTCTTTACTTTCCAATGTTTTCTTGCTTATACTATGGCTAAATCTGCTTCTATGCACTCAAATCCTGATGCCATAAAATTCATTAGAGTTTCATGTAAAGCCACACTTTACCCTGTTTTATGTGTCCAATGTCTCTCTGCTTATGCTAACACTGTCAAACAAAGTGAGCAGCAACTTGCTCGTGTTGCTTTATCAGTTAGCTTAAGTAGAGCAAAATCCACCACCATATTTGTTTCTAAGTTAACCAGAGTTAGAGGTTTAAAGCCAAGAGAAAAACAAGCTGTAAAGGACTGTTTTGATACAATGAGTGATAGTGTTGATCAGATCAATAAATCTATACCAGAACTTGGGCAAACTGGTCATTTTGCTGCTGGACAGGACTTTATGTGGCATGTTAGTAATGTGCAAACTTGGGTTAGTGCTGCAATGACAGATGAGAACACTTGTCTAGATGGTTTTTCAGGACCTGGAATGAATGGAAATGTGAAGGCTGTTTTAAGGTCAAGAATCCTTCATCTTGCACAAGTTACTAGTAATGCACTTGCTTTGGTTAATCGTTTTGCGGATAGACACCGACCTAGTGCTACCGCAAATACCCCTTAA
- the LOC138898096 gene encoding uncharacterized protein, with amino-acid sequence MFAIEKFLPYLMGAKVIFHTDHASLHYLMSKKYSKARLMRWVLLLQGFDIDIQDRKGSKNQVADHLSHLEEEGRPHDGLEINDSFLDEKLLAISMKEVSWFADLANFLVSGIIPDEFSSS; translated from the coding sequence atgtttgctattgagaagttcctcccgtacttgatgggtgcaaaagtgattttccacacggatcatgcgtcACTTCAttaccttatgagcaagaaatattccaaagcccggttgatgagatgggtgcttttgttgcaagggTTTGACAtagacatccaagatcgaaaaggaagtaaaaatcaagtggcagaccacttgtctcatttggaggaggaggggaggcctcatgatggccttgaaatcaatgactctttccTTGATGAGAAActcttagccatttcaatgaaagaggtgtcatggttcgcggatctagcaaattttcttgtgagtggtattatcccggatgagttctcttcaagctaa
- the LOC104104568 gene encoding spindle assembly checkpoint component MAD1 isoform X3, translating to MAAIFSISFASSAIGAHFHRTKFNKPMTFVNPIRCTGRLEWDPEGVLGAPQTGHIARLEFKRRLEQDAAAREEFERQVREERERRRVLRESRVIPDTVEELVEFFLDTEAQEIEFEIARLRPRLNKEFFDHLQVEVGKLRFSMTKTQEVEDRLIELEALQKALQEATEAYDKMQADIVSTKKNLTEILTSKDVKATLLELVERNELNRPLLTLLDENIATAHSVNQIGL from the exons ATGGCCGCAATATTCAGCATCAGCTTTGCTAGTTCCGCCATTGGAGCTCACTTCCACAGGACCAAATTCAATAAACCCATGACTTTTGTAAACCCAATTCGTTGCACGGGTAGACTAGAATGG GACCCAGAAGGCGTATTGGGTGCGCCCCAAACAGGTCACATAGCTAGACTCGAGTTCAAGAGACGCCTTGAGCAAGATGCTGCTGCCAGAGAAGAATTTGAACGTCAAGTCCGTGAAGAAAGAGAGCGTCGAAGAGTTCTTCGCGAG TCACGAGTGATTCCGGATACAGTAGAAGAGCTTGTGGAGTTTTTTCTTGACACTGAAGCTCAAGAGATTGAGTTTGAGATTGCCCGACTGAGACCACG ATTGAACAAAGAGTTTTTTGACCATCTGCAAGTCGAAGTGGGAAAGCTGCGGTTTTCTATGACCAAAACTCAG GAAGTGGAAGACAGATTAATTGAACTGGAAGCACTGCAAAAGGCCCTGCAGGAAGCAACGG AAGCCTATGATAAAATGCAAGCAGATATTGTTTCAACAAAGAAGAACTTAACCGAGATTTTGACTTCAAAGGATGTCAAGGCTACT CTATTGGAATTGGTTGAGAGGAATGAGCTGAACAGACCCTTGTTGACCCTTCTCGATGAAAACATTGCAACTGCACATAGTGTTAACCAG ATTGGTCTTTGA
- the LOC138898095 gene encoding uncharacterized protein, with product MVEETQEDVNPSRYHVIGIPEIVVQKAKASLSKPPPPYPQRLAKKNGENQFKKFIHMMKSLSINVSLVEALEQIPGYAKFMKDLVTKKRSMNFETIKVTHQVSANVHSMAPKLEDPGAFIIPCTIGSAKFAKALCDLGENYEVLIILGRSFLATGKALVDVEVGELTFREGDEKAIFHVCKSMRKPSRNEVCSFVDLVTDVIIDGTSATINVGDMLEAVLLNFDDEEMDGFMECVNSLQGMGKTPPTKPSIEEPPILELKPLPLHLRLTLHWRYYTRERKLLGGLWWIFRE from the exons atggtggaagagactcaagaggatgtgaacccgtctaggtaTCATGTGATTGGCATACCAGAAATAGTAGTGCAAAAAGCTAAGGCATCATTGtctaagccacctcctccctatcctcaaaggcttgccaagaaaaatggcgagaatcaattcaagaagttcattcatatgatgaagagtctctctataaatgtgtcattagttgaagctttggagcaAATTCCCGGATATGCTAAGTTTATGaaagacttggtgacaaagaagagatcgatgaattttgaaactatcaaagtcactcaccaagtgagtgcaaatgtgcattcgatggctccaaagttggaagatcccggtgctttcataattccttgtaccattggaagtgccaaaTTTGCAAAAGCTCTCTGTGACCTTGGGgaaa actatgaggtactgattattcttggtagatctttccttgctacgggaaaggctcttgttgatgtggaagtcgGTGAACTCACTTTTCGGGAGGGTGATGAAAAGGCgatattccatgtgtgcaaatctatgaggaaaCCGAGTAgaaatgaagtgtgttcgttcgtggacttagtgaccgatgtgattattgatggtacaagtgccacgattaatgtgggtgacatgttggaggctGTTTTGCTAAATTTCGATGATGAggaaatggatggcttcatggaatgtgtaaattctttgcaagggatggg gaaaactcctcctactaagccttcaattgaagagcctcctatcttggagttaaagccattgcctctacATCTAAG gttgactctacattggcgatACTACACAAGagaaagaaagctattgggtggactttggtggatattcagagaataa